A genomic region of Nitrospinaceae bacterium contains the following coding sequences:
- a CDS encoding MFS transporter produces the protein MDSAKNIKITAIAASHGVNSFYIHFLTPIIPIIAKEFNLNYVEVGIITALYAFANGIFQFPISFLGDYLGRWRTVLTVSLLVQSLPVFLFGFSPTYGVFLVFVFISGLGCSAFHPPAIALITRESPDRRGFTMAIFAGGSDVGSTLTPVIVGWVTVYFSSWRMAAHLALIPGVIMAIIVWRLFYDIQRDERPMKQAAKATLSSLIRNKPLMLLVSLSSLRITGVRGLMTFLPLLLAQNFGFDTQSIGWAITSYFIVGTVMTIIVGRWSDRGSKTLFILVLTMLCGVAMASISMVTTTVGVICAIVAVSALLSPVPILVLAMGTELVEERKRASAIGLVYATNAGASTVSPLIGGLIAEAVSLRFSFLFFAVLFGLASVIAFFLHRMSENLNTPAPEGAA, from the coding sequence ATGGATTCGGCGAAAAATATCAAGATTACCGCCATTGCCGCGAGCCACGGCGTCAATTCATTCTACATCCATTTCCTGACGCCAATTATCCCGATCATCGCCAAGGAATTTAATCTGAACTATGTGGAAGTCGGCATCATTACGGCTCTTTATGCTTTTGCCAACGGTATTTTTCAATTCCCCATTTCATTTCTGGGCGACTATCTCGGGCGATGGCGCACAGTTTTAACCGTCTCGCTCCTTGTGCAATCCCTCCCCGTTTTCCTCTTCGGCTTTTCCCCGACATACGGCGTGTTTCTGGTTTTCGTCTTTATCAGCGGGCTGGGATGCTCGGCCTTTCACCCCCCGGCAATTGCGCTCATTACCCGAGAGAGCCCCGACCGGCGCGGCTTCACCATGGCGATTTTCGCGGGCGGCAGCGATGTCGGGAGCACTCTCACCCCTGTCATCGTGGGATGGGTGACGGTCTATTTCTCCAGCTGGCGTATGGCCGCCCACTTGGCACTGATTCCGGGGGTGATCATGGCGATAATTGTCTGGCGCTTATTCTACGACATTCAACGCGACGAGCGCCCGATGAAACAGGCCGCGAAGGCGACACTGAGCTCCCTCATCAGGAACAAACCCTTGATGCTTCTGGTCTCTCTCTCCAGCCTCCGCATCACCGGGGTTAGGGGCCTAATGACCTTCCTCCCGCTTCTTCTGGCGCAAAATTTCGGCTTCGACACTCAGAGCATCGGCTGGGCCATCACCTCTTACTTCATCGTGGGCACGGTGATGACGATCATCGTAGGCCGCTGGTCGGACAGGGGGAGCAAGACGTTGTTCATCCTTGTCTTGACGATGCTCTGCGGGGTGGCGATGGCTTCCATTTCGATGGTGACGACGACGGTCGGCGTGATATGCGCCATCGTCGCTGTGAGCGCTCTTCTCTCGCCGGTGCCGATACTGGTGCTCGCCATGGGAACCGAACTTGTGGAAGAAAGGAAGCGCGCCAGCGCCATCGGCCTCGTTTATGCCACCAATGCCGGGGCGAGTACGGTATCGCCCCTCATCGGCGGACTCATTGCCGAGGCCGTGAGCCTGCGATTTTCGTTTCTTTTCTTTGCCGTGCTGTTCGGCTTAGCGAGCGTTATCGCTTTCTTTCTTCACAGAATGAGTGAAAATCTTAATACCCCCGCACCGGAGGGCGCCGCATGA
- a CDS encoding CDGSH iron-sulfur domain-containing protein has protein sequence MAEPKIAQKKPYHYTATVDAKVAWCACGLSARQPFCDGAHKGGEFKPVIMDVTAGEAYKFCGCKNSANGALCDGAHKNL, from the coding sequence ATGGCAGAGCCAAAGATAGCGCAGAAAAAACCCTACCACTACACGGCCACGGTCGACGCTAAGGTTGCCTGGTGCGCCTGCGGCCTAAGTGCGCGGCAACCGTTTTGCGACGGTGCGCACAAGGGAGGTGAATTCAAGCCAGTTATAATGGACGTCACGGCGGGCGAGGCGTATAAATTTTGCGGGTGCAAAAATTCCGCTAACGGCGCATTGTGCGATGGGGCCCATAAAAATCTTTAG
- the nth gene encoding endonuclease III: MPKASPPSGVLKILEKTYGEVKCELRYETPLQLLIATILSAQCTDVRVNKVAPALFRQYPTAETFAASRQGDIEKIIYSLGFYRQKTKSIRSCCKVISERHGGQVPRQMDDLVQLAGVGRKTANVVLNEAFGLPAIAVDTHVLRTGARLGWIATRDPVKAEFEIMERVPKKWWRKFSLLMIHHGRQCCRARGPACVSCPVLRKCPWGLEKVSGD; this comes from the coding sequence GTGCCGAAAGCATCGCCTCCCTCAGGGGTCTTGAAAATACTGGAGAAAACCTACGGAGAGGTGAAGTGCGAATTAAGATATGAAACTCCGCTACAGTTGCTCATTGCCACCATTCTCTCGGCCCAGTGTACCGACGTGAGGGTCAATAAGGTTGCGCCTGCGCTGTTTCGCCAATATCCGACGGCTGAAACATTTGCGGCCTCTCGACAAGGGGATATCGAGAAAATCATCTATTCTCTCGGATTCTATCGCCAGAAAACCAAATCTATTCGCTCCTGCTGCAAGGTCATCTCCGAGCGCCATGGCGGCCAAGTACCCCGGCAGATGGATGATTTGGTCCAGCTTGCTGGTGTCGGGCGGAAAACGGCGAATGTCGTCCTCAACGAGGCATTTGGTCTGCCAGCCATCGCGGTCGATACCCATGTTTTGAGGACAGGCGCCCGTCTCGGATGGATCGCCACTCGCGATCCGGTGAAGGCTGAATTTGAAATCATGGAGCGGGTGCCTAAAAAATGGTGGAGAAAGTTCTCTCTCCTCATGATTCACCATGGCAGGCAGTGTTGTAGAGCACGCGGGCCAGCCTGTGTCTCCTGCCCGGTGCTTAGGAAATGCCCTTGGGGTCTTGAAAAGGTGTCTGGTGATTAA
- a CDS encoding tetratricopeptide repeat protein has product MAFVCRLWLPPRTSWVLSYFLAGMLSLPSAIWAGQAAPAPGDAPPPITGDITQTTLPPLRRENIDPLRRGTKMSAEEARLSRLRCLRADYIVKQANEFNDESRLTVQYFKQALDLCSGHPEANFRMGVIAYHQEQTNSAIDSFQRSIKSDPDFVDGYYNLGIINRLQKKPAKARGFFKKAIRIDPGDALSLYNLGVLQYSTLERLKAQESFKRSIKSDPDLAEPHFFLGAMYQEHGERQKAKQALQMTLRLNSKLALPRVFLSAILETEGESQAAQRELDQAITISPASVNVGYGLEEFYFKEGKSNNILTHVRERKTKRTEAQVADAEPAAEIESTDIEKNSKSVTELPGRRMPKTSSSSRMEGGEAKEEFIPSENSREARETKKIEKTEVRLRAGTPGVYRVRSRDTVAKIARRYGTTVAVLMGLNTTRIEHPSILDSGTNIRVPVNKSKSKKRRRVKKSKRRRTKKTARKKRSRRRSTKNTYRIKRGDTLAKVARRYKTNVKTLMGLNRSVIEHPSMLDVGMRIKVPGSRKSKVRKKKVTRKKRRAKKRTAKKSTDTLTTKRKTRGTN; this is encoded by the coding sequence ATGGCGTTTGTTTGCCGCCTTTGGCTCCCTCCCCGCACATCCTGGGTATTATCGTATTTTCTAGCGGGAATGCTGTCTTTGCCCTCCGCCATATGGGCCGGTCAGGCTGCGCCCGCGCCCGGAGACGCCCCGCCGCCAATAACGGGCGACATTACCCAAACAACTCTCCCCCCCCTGCGAAGGGAGAACATCGACCCCCTCAGGCGGGGGACAAAGATGTCCGCCGAGGAAGCTAGACTCAGCCGCTTGCGGTGCCTGCGCGCAGATTACATCGTCAAGCAGGCAAATGAGTTCAACGACGAAAGCCGTCTAACCGTCCAGTACTTCAAGCAGGCACTCGATCTTTGCTCCGGTCATCCCGAAGCCAACTTTCGCATGGGTGTCATCGCATACCATCAAGAACAAACAAACTCCGCGATTGACTCTTTTCAAAGATCGATCAAAAGCGATCCCGACTTCGTGGACGGCTACTACAACCTCGGAATCATCAACCGGCTGCAAAAAAAACCGGCCAAAGCCCGTGGATTTTTTAAAAAAGCAATTCGCATCGATCCTGGGGACGCGCTTTCTCTCTACAACCTAGGCGTTTTGCAATACTCGACCCTTGAGCGACTCAAGGCCCAAGAATCCTTCAAGCGCTCCATTAAATCAGACCCGGACCTCGCCGAGCCACACTTTTTCCTCGGCGCCATGTATCAAGAACACGGAGAGCGCCAAAAAGCCAAACAGGCGCTTCAAATGACACTGCGATTGAACTCGAAACTGGCGCTGCCGCGTGTGTTCCTATCGGCCATCCTCGAAACCGAAGGAGAAAGCCAGGCAGCGCAACGCGAACTCGACCAGGCCATCACCATTAGCCCCGCCTCGGTGAACGTTGGTTATGGACTCGAGGAATTTTATTTCAAGGAAGGGAAAAGCAACAACATCCTCACCCACGTCAGGGAGCGAAAGACGAAAAGGACCGAGGCGCAGGTCGCCGATGCCGAACCGGCCGCAGAGATCGAATCAACGGACATAGAGAAAAATTCCAAATCCGTCACTGAACTACCTGGTAGGAGGATGCCCAAAACCTCGAGTAGTTCCCGAATGGAGGGCGGCGAGGCAAAAGAGGAATTCATCCCCTCCGAGAACAGCCGCGAGGCAAGAGAAACCAAAAAAATCGAGAAAACCGAGGTCCGGCTCAGAGCCGGTACCCCAGGCGTTTACCGGGTTCGTTCCAGAGACACCGTCGCCAAAATCGCCCGGCGCTACGGAACGACTGTGGCCGTTTTGATGGGCCTCAACACCACCCGGATTGAGCACCCCTCCATCCTCGATTCTGGTACAAACATTCGAGTCCCTGTCAATAAATCCAAATCAAAAAAACGGCGGCGCGTAAAAAAATCAAAACGTAGACGCACAAAAAAGACGGCCAGAAAAAAAAGAAGCCGACGCCGTAGCACCAAAAACACCTACCGGATAAAACGCGGCGACACGCTGGCCAAGGTGGCTCGCCGCTATAAAACCAACGTCAAAACGCTCATGGGGCTCAACCGGTCGGTCATCGAGCACCCCAGCATGCTCGACGTGGGCATGCGGATAAAGGTGCCCGGCTCGCGGAAATCGAAGGTGCGAAAAAAGAAAGTTACCCGAAAAAAACGACGGGCGAAGAAACGAACGGCAAAAAAATCCACGGATACGCTAACCACAAAGAGAAAGACCCGAGGCACCAACTAA